The following nucleotide sequence is from Terriglobales bacterium.
GATCGGCGCCGGCATCATGGGCCGGGGCATCGCCCATGTCGCCGCATTGGGCGGATACCGCACCATCCTGGAAGACATCCTCCCTGCGAGCCTGCGCAAAGCCGAAAGCGAGATTCGCGCCAATCTGGATAAAGGCGTGGAGCTTGGCAAGCTGGAGCGCTC
It contains:
- a CDS encoding 3-hydroxyacyl-CoA dehydrogenase NAD-binding domain-containing protein, which gives rise to MASVKTVAVIGAGIMGRGIAHVAALGGYRTILEDILPASLRKAESEIRANLDKGVELGKLERS